In Isoptericola variabilis 225, the genomic window GGGCGATGAGCGTCTGCTTGGTGGCGGCCCGGGAGCGGGCGTCGGTGTAGAGCATCGGCACGTGCGCCGGGATCTGCAGGGCCTCGCGCACGTCCTCGAGGCGGTGCTTGGCGACGCCGTCGAAGCAGTTCACGCCGACGACGAACGGCACCTTGCGCGACTCGAAGTAGTCGATCGCGGGGAAGCACTGCTCGAGGCGGTCGGTGTCGACCAGGACGACGGCGCCGATCGCGCCGCGCACCAGGTCGTCCCACATGAACAGGAAGCGGTCCTGGCCGGGCGTGCCGAACAGGTAGAGCCAGAGGTTGCCCGGCAGGGCGACGCGGCCGAAGTCCATCGCGACCGTCGTCGTGGTCTTGCGGTCCGAGACGCCGCCCGCGTCGTCCACGCCGACCGAGTGCTCGGTCATCGCGGCCTCGGTGTTGAGCGGCTCGACGTCGGAGATGGAGCCGATGAACGTCGTCTTGCCGACGGCGAAGCCTCCGGCCACGACGATCTTCGTCACGGTCGGGGCCGCGCCACCCGGCCGGCCCGCCGGACCGCGCGCGACACCCTGCCCGGCGGCGGGCGCCGGCGTCTGGGCGGCCTGCTGCACCGGCTGCTGCGCGTACTGCGCCGGCTGGCCGTAGTGGGCGGGCGCGGCGGGCTGGGCCGCGTCCGGGCGCTGCGCGGGCGGTGCCGACGGCGTGGCGGCCGAGGCCGCGTGCACCTGCCCGCCCCCACCCCCGAGGACGCTCTGGCGCGCGGGTGCCGTGCCCGGGGTTCCGGGCGCGCCGCCCGGGGCGCCGGAAGCGCCGCCGGCCGCGGGCGCGCTCGGGGCGCCCGCGGGCTGCGAGACGGGCGCCCAGGCGGGGGCGAACCCGCCGGACGCGCCGCGCGTCGCGCTGTCAGAGGGCGGAAATGCCATTGAGAACACTCTCCAAGACGCTCAGGGACAGGCCCGAGTGGGTGCTGCCGTGACCCGTGTGGACGTTGACCGGGGTCGAGGTGTGCACGGTGATGTGCCCCTCCTCCTGCATGTCCGCGACGAGGACGCGGACCACGCCGACCGGCAGGCGCAGCAGGGCCGAGAGCTCGGCGATCGACACGTAGGTGTGCGCGGCGTGCTGGAGGATCGCGCGCTTCTCCGGTGTCAGGCCGTAGCTGCTCACCGCCCCGGGCAGGACCTCGACCAGCGCCTCGAGCGGGAGGTCCGACATCGCGGAGCGGACGCGGCCGCCCGTGACCGCGTAGGGACGCACCGTGGCAGCCTCGTAGCCGTCCGCGGAGTGCGAGCCCAGGGAACCGAACGGTGCGTGCGTCATCGTCTCGACCTCATCCCATCGACGCGGCGGCGCGCGTCTGACCGTCGACCGGCAGGTTTCCTCGCATCTCCGAGATGAGCTGCGGCGTGAGGGTCGCCTCCGTGCGCGAGACGAGCATCGCCATCTCGTAGCCGATCAGGCCGATGTCGCAGGTCGACTCGGCGACGACGGCGAGCACGGACCCGTTGGAGACGTTCATCAGGAACAGGAACCCGTTGTCCATCTCGACGATGGCCTGACGGACGTTGCCGCCGTGGAGCTGGCGCGACGCGCCGCGCGTGAGGCTCGACATGCCGGAGACGATCGCGGCGAGCTGGTCGCCGCTGGTGCGGTCGAGCTGGTCGGACATCGCCATGAGCAGGCCGTCGGCCGACACCACCAGCGTGTGCCGGGTGCCCGGCACGGTCCGGACGAAGTTGTCGAGAAGCCACCCGAAGTTGGTCGCTTCAGTACTGAGGGTCACGCTTCCTCCTCGTCAGGTACGCCGAAGGCGCAGGTCACCGCGACTGCGGCGCCGATCCAGGGACATCATTCACGGTCGACCCCGTCCCCGTCGAGACCGTCTCGGAGGCGGACGCCTCCGAGCGGCCGCGCAGGGTCGCGGACTGGAACGCCGACAGGCGCGCCCGCAGCTGCTCGGGGTCGCGCTCGATCCGCGCGGTGAAGCGCTCGGCGGGCGTGGCGGGCTCGTCACCACGGTGGCGGCGCGTCAGGCCGTTGCCGGCCTCTGCGACGACGGTGGGGCGGTAGGTCTGCTCGTCGTTCTGCGCGGTCACGGTCTCTTCCTGGAAGACGCCGCGCCGCAGCAGGCTCGACATCTCCTCGTACAGGACGGCGGAGGCCATCCACTCCGAGCGGGCCTCGACGGTGTCGGGCACGTGGTGCGGGTCGAGCGGGTCGACGGCGCCCGACGTCGACCGCAGCGGGAGCACCGACTCCCCGTACGACGTCGTGGTGCGCGGCGGCGCCTCGTCCTGCGCCGGCCGCGGGGTGTACGACGACGGGGCCTGCGGCGCCGCCTCGGCCGCCGGGGCGGCCTGGGGGGCCACGGGCGACGGCGCCGGCTCGAAGGCACGCGGCTGGTACGCCACCGGCTCGGGCGCCGAGGGGCGCAGGCCGGTGACGGACGTGCGCGGCGGCACGGGCGCCGGCGGGGCTGCCGGCGTCACCGGGCTCGCGGGCGGCGCGAGCACCTGGTGGGCCGGGGACGCGGCCGCGGCGGGCGGAGGCACGAGCGGGCCCGCGGCGGGCTGCTCCGGAGCCGCCGGGCTCGCCGCCGAGCCGGCCGTCGACGCGGACGCCGAGCCGGCCGCCGCGTCGGTCGCCGGCCGGCGGCCGAAGAGGCCCCGCTTGCGCCCGGCGTTCGCCGCCTCGCGCACCGCGCGTCGCGTCGGGAGGTCGGACATGAGCTCCTCGAACGCGGGCAGCGACTGGAACGTCGAGCCCTCGGCCGGTGCGGCCGACGCCTGCTCGTCCGTCTGCGCGGCCGCCTGCTCGGAGACCGGCTCGGGCGCCTGCTCCGCGACCGGCTCGGCCGGGCGCGGCTCCCACGCCGGCGCCGGGTCGGTCGGGCGGGGCGCCCACGCGCTCTCCGGCTCGGTGGGGTCGGCCGGACGCGGTGCCCACGCGCTCTCCGGCTGCGCGGCCTCCGCCGCCGGAGCAGCCTCCGCCGGGGCCCAGGCCGCCTCCGCGGGCTCCGCGAGCTCTGCCGCCTGCGCCGACTCCTCGGGCTCGGCGGGCTCGTCGGGCACGGGCACGACCGTCGCGGCGGGCTGCTCCTGCGACTCGAGCTCGTCCGGCAGCGAGGCCGGGTCCTCGGTCACGGCGTCGAGCTGGAGCGTCGTCTCGGTGGCCGACGTGTCGAGCGCGTCCATCGAGCGGAAGCTCGAGAACAGCGTGGTGCGCTGGTCGACGTCGAGAACCGGGGCCGTGGGGGCGGGCTCCGGCTCGGGCTCGGCCGGCACCACGGACCCGCTGCGGCTGCGGCTCGGCAGGGACGCGTCGGGAGCCGCGACCTCGCTCGGCGGCGTCCACGCGTCCACCTGCGTGTCGCCGAGGTCCGGCAGCTCGGGCGTCTCGAGCGGCGGCAGCACGATGGGCCCCGACTCGGGCGCGGGCTCGCTGCGGCGGCGGCGCGGCATGCCGGCCGACGTCGTGCCGTCCGTGAGCGCGTCCAGGTCGACCGGGACGGCGGCGGGCGCCTCCGGCTCGACGGCCGGCGCGGCCGCGGACGCGATCGGCATCGCGGCCGTCGTCGGCTGGTGAGCGGGCTCGGGCCGCGAGGGCTCGGACGCCGCGGGGGCGAGCGGGGCGGCCGGCGTGAGGCCCGTCGTCGGCACCGTCGCCCGGTCGGCCGTCGCCACGGCCGGCTCGGAGCGCTGCGTCAGACTCGCGACCGCGGCCTGGGTCGACGCCTCGAGCGGGTCGGTCGGCTGCGGGAGCGGGACGGCGTCGTCGGGCACGAAGAGGACCGCCGGGAACACGACCGTGGCGACCGTGCCCTCGCCGCCGTGGCCCTTGGCGAACGTGACGGTCGCGCCGAGGCGGTCGGCGAGGCGGCCCACCACGAAGAGGCCGAGGCGCTGCGCGCCGACCGCGTCGGACGCGGCGCGGCTGGCGACCTTGGTGTTCGCCTCGGCGAGCTCCTGGTCGGACATGCCGAGACCGTGGTCGCGGACCGTCACGACGACGCCGCGCTCGTCCTGGCCGGTCGAGACCTCGACCGGCGTGTGCGGCTCGGAGAACATCGTCGCGTTCTCGAGGAGCTCCGCGAGCAGGTGGGCCGCGTTGAGCGCGTTGTGCCCGAGCATGAGCGGGTCGACGTGCAGGTCGAGGCGCACGCGGTCGTACAGCTCGATCTCGGACGACGCCGTACGGATGACGTCGGAGACCGGCATCGGCTGGCGCACCCGACGGCCCGAGTCGATGCCCGCGAGGACGAGGAGCGACTCGGCGTTGCGGCGCATACGGGTCGCGAGGTGGTCGAGCCGGAAGAGGTTCGACAGCGTGCTCGGGTCCTCCTCGGAGCGCTCGAGCTCGTCGAGGAACGCGAGCTGGCGGTTGAGGAGGACCTGGTCGCGGCGGGCGACGTTGACGAACATCTCGGCGATCGAGCCGCGGAGCGCCGCCTGCTCGCGGGCGACCTCCATGGTCGTGGCGTTGACGTCGTTGAACGCCGCGGCGAGGCGGCCGACCTCGTCGCTCGACTCGACCGGGATCTGCACGAGCTCGACCGACGGCGCCTGGCCGGGCACCGTCATCTGCTCGACCATCTGCGGCAGGCGCTCGCGCACCTGGGCCGTGGCGTGCGTCAGGCGCCGCAGCGGCGTGACGATGCCGCGGGCGATGAGGATCGCGAGCACGAAGGACAGGACCACGACGCCGAACGCGACGCCGGCGGTGATGAGCAGGCGCTCCCACGACGAGGTCGCGAGGCCGGCCGCGAACTCCGCGGTCTCGCTCCGGACGTCGTCGCGCACGGGACGGGTCTTCTCGACCCACTCCTGCGAGAGGGTGGACCACTGGCGCGCCGACTGCGGGTCGATCGCGTCGAACTGGCTCGTGAGGACCGCGGAGCGGACGTCGCCGAACGCCCCGGAGAACGACGGCACGACCTGGTGGCCGGGGACCCGGTCCAGGGCGGTCTGGGCCTCGGCCCGGAGCGTGTCGCTCGTGCTGATCAGTGACAGGGCGCGCAGCAGGGGCTCGGTCTCGGGCTGCTCGCCCGCCGCGATCCGGCCGAGGACGTAGCCCACGTACGGACGCTCCTCGGTGTTGCTCAGCAGCACCTCGTCGAGCGCCACGTACGCCTCGACCCGCTGGGCGAGGTCACGGTCGGCGGTCGTGGCCGCGAGGGCGCGCGGCACCTCGAGCGCGTTGCCGATGATCTGGTCGTACCGGGCGGTGGCCTCGGCCTCGGGGACGGTGCCCGCGAGGACCTGGTTCTGCAGCAGGTCGACCGAGCCGCGGTCGTTTATCGTGCGGCGCACGGCCTCCCCGACCTTGGGGTCGAGCGCGTCCGTCTCGATGGTGCGCAGGAGCGCGTCGCGGGCGGCGATAGCCGCATCCGTCTCCTCCTGTGCCGCCTCGAGCTGCGCCTGCGCGCCGGGGATCCCGAGCGAGACGGCGATGTTCAGCGCGCGTTCCTGCGCGAACGCCGTGCCCGCCCGGTCCTGCGCCTCGAGGCTCGCGATGAGGTCGGACGTCTGCTCGGCCTGGCGCATCTCCTGCAACGAGGTCCAGGAGATCCAGACCGCGACCATGGCAAGGACGAAGATCGGCACGGCGAGTGTCGCAAGGATCTTCCCGCGAACGCCCAACCTGCGGAGCATCGGTACCTCTCTCCATCACTGTTCGGTCGGGGGCCGCGCCGCAGACCTTGCCGGTTCGGCCCTCGATGGTCCGTGCACCCCGCGAGGGGCCGCCGCGCCGCTCGGGGTGCTGTGAGGGCGCACGGGTAGGCTCCACCGGTGTGCGAGCGGTGACGATATCGGCAGCAGGCGCCTCGAGGAAACTCACCCTATCCCAGGTGAACCTGCGCGAACCGGACGCCGGAGAGGTCGCGATCGACGTCGTGGCGGCGGGCGTCAACCGCGCTGACCTGCTGCAACGGGCAGGTCAGTACCCCCCGCCCCCCGGTGCGCCCGAGTGGCCGGGACTCGAGGTCTCCGGTGTGGTCTCGGGCGTCGGACCCGGCGTGTCGTCCTGGCGTGTCGGCGACGAGGTCGTCGCGCTGCTCGAGGGCGGCGGGTACGCGGAGCGCGTGGTGGTGCGCGAGACGCAGGTGCTGCCTGCGCCCGACGGCGTCGACCTGGTCGACGCCGCGGGCCTCCCCGAGGCCGTGTGCACCGCGTGGACCAACCTCGTCGACACGGCCCGCCTCACCGCCGGCGAGTGGGTCCTGGTGCACGGCGGCTCGGGCGGCGTCGGCTCCGTCGCGGTCCAGCTCGCGACGGCGCTCGGCGCGCACGTCGTCGCGACGGCGGGCGGGCCGGAGCGCGCCGCGCGGTGCGTCGAGCTCGGTGCGGTCGCCGGTCTTGACCACCGCCGCGACGACTTCGTCGCCGGCGTCCGGTCCGCCTCCTCGGGCCACGGGGCCGACGTCGTGCTCGACGTCGTCGGCGCGAAGTACCTGCCGGACAACGTCCGCGTCCTCGCGCCGGGCGGGCGCCTCGTCGTCATCGGGCTCCAGAAGGGCCGGCGCGGCGAGCTCGACCTCGGCGCGCTCATGTCCAAGCGCGCCCAGGTGACCGGCACGACGCTGCGTTCGCGCTCCGCCGAGGAGAAGGCCGCGATCGTCGCGGCCGTGCGCGAGCACGTGTGGCCCATGGTCGCGGACGGCCGGGTGCGGCCCGTCGTGCACGCGCGTCTGCCGCTCGCCGAGGCCGAGGCCGCGCAGGACCTGCTCGCCTCCGGTGAGGCCTTCGGGAAGGTCCTGCTCCTGCCCTGACGCGGGGGCCCGGCTTGGGACAGACTGGTGCCATGACGGACCGCGACGTGAGCACCCCGGACGAGACCGCGCAGGCCGACCCCGCCACCGAGGACGGCCGCACCGAGCAGCACCCGCGGGTGGTGACGCCCGACGGCACCGAGGTCCCGACCGAGGCACCGGCCGAGGGCGAGGCGGACGAGGACGACGAGACCTCGCGCATCGAGGAGCCCGCGAAGGTCATGCGCATCGGCGGCATGATCAAGCGCCTGCTCGACGAGGTGCGCGACGCCCCGCTCGACGAGGCGGCCCGCACCCGGCTCGCCGAGATCCACGAGCGCTCGATCCACGAGCTCGAGGACGGGCTGTCGCCCGACCTGGTCGAGGAGCTGCACCGCATCACGCTGCCGTTCAGCGACGACGGCGCCCCGTCGGACGCCGAGCTGCGCGTCGCCCAGGCGCAGCTCGTCGGCTGGCTCGAGGGGCTGTTCCACGGCATCCAGACCGCGCTCGTCGCGCAGCAGATGGCGGCGCAGGCCCAGCTCTCGCAGATGCG contains:
- a CDS encoding ATP/GTP-binding protein gives rise to the protein MTKIVVAGGFAVGKTTFIGSISDVEPLNTEAAMTEHSVGVDDAGGVSDRKTTTTVAMDFGRVALPGNLWLYLFGTPGQDRFLFMWDDLVRGAIGAVVLVDTDRLEQCFPAIDYFESRKVPFVVGVNCFDGVAKHRLEDVREALQIPAHVPMLYTDARSRAATKQTLIALVQLAMRQLRSGAGS
- a CDS encoding DUF742 domain-containing protein, whose protein sequence is MTHAPFGSLGSHSADGYEAATVRPYAVTGGRVRSAMSDLPLEALVEVLPGAVSSYGLTPEKRAILQHAAHTYVSIAELSALLRLPVGVVRVLVADMQEEGHITVHTSTPVNVHTGHGSTHSGLSLSVLESVLNGISAL
- a CDS encoding roadblock/LC7 domain-containing protein, which codes for MTLSTEATNFGWLLDNFVRTVPGTRHTLVVSADGLLMAMSDQLDRTSGDQLAAIVSGMSSLTRGASRQLHGGNVRQAIVEMDNGFLFLMNVSNGSVLAVVAESTCDIGLIGYEMAMLVSRTEATLTPQLISEMRGNLPVDGQTRAAASMG
- a CDS encoding nitrate- and nitrite sensing domain-containing protein produces the protein MPIFVLAMVAVWISWTSLQEMRQAEQTSDLIASLEAQDRAGTAFAQERALNIAVSLGIPGAQAQLEAAQEETDAAIAARDALLRTIETDALDPKVGEAVRRTINDRGSVDLLQNQVLAGTVPEAEATARYDQIIGNALEVPRALAATTADRDLAQRVEAYVALDEVLLSNTEERPYVGYVLGRIAAGEQPETEPLLRALSLISTSDTLRAEAQTALDRVPGHQVVPSFSGAFGDVRSAVLTSQFDAIDPQSARQWSTLSQEWVEKTRPVRDDVRSETAEFAAGLATSSWERLLITAGVAFGVVVLSFVLAILIARGIVTPLRRLTHATAQVRERLPQMVEQMTVPGQAPSVELVQIPVESSDEVGRLAAAFNDVNATTMEVAREQAALRGSIAEMFVNVARRDQVLLNRQLAFLDELERSEEDPSTLSNLFRLDHLATRMRRNAESLLVLAGIDSGRRVRQPMPVSDVIRTASSEIELYDRVRLDLHVDPLMLGHNALNAAHLLAELLENATMFSEPHTPVEVSTGQDERGVVVTVRDHGLGMSDQELAEANTKVASRAASDAVGAQRLGLFVVGRLADRLGATVTFAKGHGGEGTVATVVFPAVLFVPDDAVPLPQPTDPLEASTQAAVASLTQRSEPAVATADRATVPTTGLTPAAPLAPAASEPSRPEPAHQPTTAAMPIASAAAPAVEPEAPAAVPVDLDALTDGTTSAGMPRRRRSEPAPESGPIVLPPLETPELPDLGDTQVDAWTPPSEVAAPDASLPSRSRSGSVVPAEPEPEPAPTAPVLDVDQRTTLFSSFRSMDALDTSATETTLQLDAVTEDPASLPDELESQEQPAATVVPVPDEPAEPEESAQAAELAEPAEAAWAPAEAAPAAEAAQPESAWAPRPADPTEPESAWAPRPTDPAPAWEPRPAEPVAEQAPEPVSEQAAAQTDEQASAAPAEGSTFQSLPAFEELMSDLPTRRAVREAANAGRKRGLFGRRPATDAAAGSASASTAGSAASPAAPEQPAAGPLVPPPAAAASPAHQVLAPPASPVTPAAPPAPVPPRTSVTGLRPSAPEPVAYQPRAFEPAPSPVAPQAAPAAEAAPQAPSSYTPRPAQDEAPPRTTTSYGESVLPLRSTSGAVDPLDPHHVPDTVEARSEWMASAVLYEEMSSLLRRGVFQEETVTAQNDEQTYRPTVVAEAGNGLTRRHRGDEPATPAERFTARIERDPEQLRARLSAFQSATLRGRSEASASETVSTGTGSTVNDVPGSAPQSR
- a CDS encoding NAD(P)H-quinone oxidoreductase, with translation MRAVTISAAGASRKLTLSQVNLREPDAGEVAIDVVAAGVNRADLLQRAGQYPPPPGAPEWPGLEVSGVVSGVGPGVSSWRVGDEVVALLEGGGYAERVVVRETQVLPAPDGVDLVDAAGLPEAVCTAWTNLVDTARLTAGEWVLVHGGSGGVGSVAVQLATALGAHVVATAGGPERAARCVELGAVAGLDHRRDDFVAGVRSASSGHGADVVLDVVGAKYLPDNVRVLAPGGRLVVIGLQKGRRGELDLGALMSKRAQVTGTTLRSRSAEEKAAIVAAVREHVWPMVADGRVRPVVHARLPLAEAEAAQDLLASGEAFGKVLLLP
- a CDS encoding bacterial proteasome activator family protein, whose product is MTDRDVSTPDETAQADPATEDGRTEQHPRVVTPDGTEVPTEAPAEGEADEDDETSRIEEPAKVMRIGGMIKRLLDEVRDAPLDEAARTRLAEIHERSIHELEDGLSPDLVEELHRITLPFSDDGAPSDAELRVAQAQLVGWLEGLFHGIQTALVAQQMAAQAQLSQMRRQLPPGAHPALFGPGGPGQHRPEDGRPSPGQYL